Proteins from one Bos indicus x Bos taurus breed Angus x Brahman F1 hybrid chromosome 19, Bos_hybrid_MaternalHap_v2.0, whole genome shotgun sequence genomic window:
- the CRYBA1 gene encoding beta-crystallin A3, with protein METQTVQQELESLPTTKMAQTNPMPGSVGPWKITIYDQENFQGKRMEFTSSCPNVSERNFDNVRSLKVECGAWVGYEHTSFCGQQFVLERGEYPRWDAWSGSNAYHIERLMSFRPICSANHKESKITIFEKENFIGRQWEICDDYPSLQAMGWPNNEVGSMKIQCGAWVCYQYPGYRGYQYILECDHHGGDYKHWREWGSHAQTSQIQSIRRIQQ; from the exons ATGGAGACCCAGACTGTGCAGCAGGAGCTGG AATCCCTTCCAACCACCAAGATGGCTCAAACTAACCCCATGCCGGGGTCTGTGGGGCCATGGAAG ATTACCATCTATGACCAGGAGAACTTCCAGGGCAAGAGAATGGAATTCACCAGCTCCTGCCCAAATGTCTCTGAGCGCAATTTTGACAACGTCCGGTCTCTCAAGGTGGAATGTGGCGC CTGGGTTGGTTATGAGCATACCAGCTTCTGTGGGCAACAGTTTGTCCTGGAGAGAGGAGAGTACCCTCGCTGGGATGCCTGGAGCGGGAGTAATGCCTATCACATTGAGCGCCTCATGTCCTTCCGCCCCATCTGTTCAGCT AATCATAAGGAGTCTAAGATTAcaatttttgagaaagaaaatttcattgGACGCCAATGGGAAATCTGTGATGACTACCCCTCCTTGCAAGCCATGGGTTGGCCCAACAACGAAGTTGGCTCCATGAAGATACAATGTGGAGC CTGGGTTTGCTACCAGTATCCTGGGTACCGTGGCTATCAGTATATCTTGGAATGTGACCATCATGGAGGAGACTACAAACACTGGAGAGAGTGGGGTTCTCATGCCCAGACTTCCCAGATTCAATCCATTCGCCGTATCCAACAGTAG
- the NUFIP2 gene encoding nuclear fragile X mental retardation-interacting protein 2, producing the protein MEEKPGQPQSQHHHSHHHPHHHPQQQQQQQQPHHHHHYYFYNHSHNHHHHHHHQQPHQYLQHGAEGSPKAQPKPLKHEQKHALQQHQETPKKKTGYGELNGNAGEREISLKSLGSEEATNPISRVLNGNQQVVDTNLKQTVKSSTFGKAGIKTRNFIQKNSMDKKNGKSYENKSGENQSIDKTDTVAIPNGVVTNNSGYITNGYMGKGADNDGSGSESGYTTPKKRKARRNSAKGCENLNLVQDKIMQQETNVPTLKQGLETFKPDYSEQKGNRVDGSKPIWKYETGPGGTSRGKPAVGDMLRKSSDIKPGVSSKKFDDRPKGKHTSAVASKEDSWTLFKPPPVFPVDNSSAKIVPKISYASKVKENLNKTVQNSSVSPSSSSSSSSSTGETQTQASSRLSQVPMSALKSVTSASFSNGPVLAGTDASVYSPGGQPLLTTAANTLTPISSGTDSVLQDMSLTSAAVEQIKSSLFIYPSNMQTVLLSTAQVDLPSQTDQQNLGDIFQNQWGLSFINEPSAGPETVTGKSSDHKVMEVTFQGEYPATLVSQGAEIIPSGTEHPVFPKAYELEKRTSPQVLGSILKSGTTNESGALSLEPSHIGDLQKADTSSQGALVFLSKDYEVENQNPLASPTNTLLGSAKEQRYQRGLERNDSWGSFDLRAAIVYHTKEMESVWNLQKQDPKRIITYNEAMDSPDQ; encoded by the exons ATGGAGGAGAAGCCCGGCCAGCCACAGTCTCAGCACCATCACAGCCACCACCATCCGCACCATcacccccagcagcagcagcagcagcagcagccgcaccaccatcaccattattATTTCTACAACCACAGCcacaaccaccatcaccaccaccatcaccagcagCCTCACCAATACCTGCAGCATGGAGCCGAGGGCAGCCCCAAGGCCCAGCCAAAGCCGCTGAAACATGAGCAGAAACACGCCCTCCAGCAGCACCAGGAAACGCCGAAGAAGAAAACAG gcTACGGTGAACTAAATGGTAATgctggagaaagagaaatatctttAAAGAGCCTGGGTTCTGAGGAAGCTACCAACCCTATTTCCAGGGTCCTCAATGGCAACCAACAAGTTGTAGACACTAATCTGAAGCAGACTGTAAAGTCCAGCACCTTTGGGAAAGCAGGAATTAAAACCAGgaattttattcagaaaaacaGTATGGACAAAAAGAATGGGAAGTCTTATGAAAATAAATCTGGAGAGAACCAATCTATAGACAAGACTGATACTGTAGCAATTCCAAATGGTGTTGTAACAAATAATTCTGGCTATATTACTAATGGTTATATGGGCAAAGGAGCAGATAATGATGGTAGTGGATCTGAGAGCGGATATACCACTcctaaaaaaaggaaagctagGCGCAATAGTGCCAAGGGTTGTGAAAACCTTAATTTAGTGCAGGACAAAATAATGCAACAAGAGACCAATGTCCCAACCTTAAAACAGGGACTTGAAACTTTCAAGCCTGACTACAGTGAACAAAAGGGAAATCGAGTAGATGGTTCAAAGCCTATTTGGAAATATGAAACTGGGCCTGGAGGAACAAGTCGAGGAAAACCTGCTGTGGGTGATATGCTACGGAAAAGCTCTGATATTAAGCCTGGTGTGAGCAGCAAAAAGTTTGATGATCGGCCCAAAGGAAAGCATACTTCTGCTGTTGCCTCCAAAGAGGACTCGTGGACCCTGTTTAAGCCACCCccagtttttccagtggacaATAGCAGTGCTAAAATCGTTCCTAAAATAAGTTATGCAAGCAAAGTTAAGGAAAACCTCAACAAAACTGTACAGAACTCTTCTGTGTCACcatcttcatcttcatcttccTCATCATCTACTGGGGAAACTCAGACCCAAGCTTCAAGTCGATTATCCCAGGTCCCTATGTCAGCGCTGAAATCTGTTACTTCGGCCAGCTTTTCTAATGGGCCAGTTTTAGCAGGGACTGATGCAAGTGTGTATTCTCCAGGGGGTCAGCCACTGCTAACTACTGCTGCTAATACTCTAACACCCATCTCTTCTGGGACTGATTCAGTTCTCCAGGACATGAGTCTGACTTCAGCAGCTGTTGAACAAATTAAGTCCAGCCTTTTTATCTACCCTTCAAATATGCAAACTGTGCTGTTGAGCACAGCTCAAGTGGATCTACCCTCTCAGACAGATCAGCAAAACCTGGGGGATATCTTCCAGAATCAGTGGGGTTTATCATTTATCAATGAACCCAGTGCTGGCCCTGAAACTGTTACTGGGAAGTCATCAGATCATAAAGTGATGGAGGTGACATTTCAAGGGGAATATCCTGCCACTTTGGTTTCACAGGGTGCTGAAATAATCCCCTCAGGAACTGAGCATCCTGTGTTTCCCAAGGCATATGAGCTGGAAAAACGGACTAGTCCTCAAGTTCTGGGTAGCATTCTAAAATCTGGGACTACTAATGAGAGTGGAGCCTTATCCTTGGAACCCAGTCATATAGGTGACCTGCAAAAAGCAGACACCAGTAGTCAAGGTGCTTTAGTGTTTCTCTCAAAGGACTATGAGGTAGAAAATCAAAATCCTCTGGCGTCTCCTACGAACACTTTGTTAGGCTCCGCCAAAGAACAGAGATACCAGAGAGGCCTAGAAAGGAATGATAGCTGGGGTTCTTTTGACCTGAGGGCTGCTATTGTATATCACACTAAAG aaatggaaTCTGTTTGGAATTTGCAGAAGCAAG ATCCCAAAAGGATAATCACTTACAATGAAGCCATGGATAGTCCAGATCAATGA